From Candidatus Syntrophoarchaeum caldarius, the proteins below share one genomic window:
- a CDS encoding Cystathionine beta-synthase, core domain protein, with translation MKVKDIMSSPVITCSEDETVEKAARLIKEHQIGAVVVTRDDEPVGIITGRDMAIKVMAKDLDASKVQVRDAMSSDIVTIDADADLDEATRIFGTKQLRRILVTEDGKLVGILTARELFTRKPKTAKLFAACIPFKAAT, from the coding sequence ATGAAGGTCAAAGATATAATGTCTTCGCCTGTTATCACCTGCAGTGAGGATGAGACGGTTGAGAAGGCTGCCAGACTCATCAAAGAGCACCAGATAGGAGCCGTTGTTGTAACGAGAGATGATGAACCGGTAGGCATCATAACCGGCAGAGATATGGCGATAAAAGTGATGGCAAAAGATCTTGATGCGAGCAAGGTCCAGGTAAGGGATGCTATGTCGAGCGATATCGTTACAATCGATGCAGATGCAGATCTCGATGAGGCAACGAGGATATTTGGAACCAAACAGTTGCGAAGGATACTCGTAACAGAGGACGGAAAACTTGTCGGGATACTCACGGCAAGAGAACTCTTCACGAGGAAACCAAAGACGGCAAAGTTATTCGCTGCGTGTATACCGTTTAAAGCTGCCACCTGA
- a CDS encoding Cystathionine beta-synthase, core domain protein, whose product MRKPIVTCDEDATTDKVAELLDKHGVGAVVVTRYGEPVGIVTGRDLAAKVIAEGKRASEVRVKDVMTPYLITIDADADVREAAKVMGSRRLRRLLVTDKGKIVGIITVTGILMGEKRIAEAVVKKFAEAAAEEWERMMRLAEKVPDVTVGL is encoded by the coding sequence ATGAGGAAACCTATTGTTACGTGTGACGAGGATGCTACCACCGACAAGGTCGCAGAGCTTCTCGATAAACACGGGGTGGGGGCGGTTGTTGTCACCCGCTACGGTGAACCAGTTGGGATCGTGACAGGACGAGACCTTGCGGCAAAGGTGATTGCAGAAGGGAAACGGGCAAGCGAGGTTCGTGTAAAAGACGTGATGACGCCCTATCTTATCACGATCGATGCAGATGCAGATGTCAGGGAGGCAGCGAAGGTTATGGGTAGCAGACGTCTGCGCAGACTTCTTGTTACGGACAAAGGAAAGATCGTTGGGATAATAACCGTCACAGGCATACTGATGGGCGAGAAGAGGATTGCAGAAGCGGTTGTAAAGAAATTTGCAGAAGCAGCTGCTGAGGAATGGGAGAGGATGATGAGGCTTGCGGAAAAAGTACCTGATGTTACTGTAGGGTTGTAA